A section of the Malus sylvestris chromosome 17, drMalSylv7.2, whole genome shotgun sequence genome encodes:
- the LOC126612057 gene encoding 60S ribosomal protein L7-2-like gives MGEEVKVVVPESVLKKRKREEEWALAKEQERVAANKKKAENRKLIYNRAKQYSEEYEQQEKELIQLKREAKLKGGFYVDPEAKLLFIIRIRGINAIDPKTKKILQLLRLRQIFNGVFLKVNKATLNMLHRVEPYVTYGYPNLKSVKELIYKRGYGKLNKQRIALTDNAIVEEALGKFGIICTEDLIHEILTVGPHFKEANNFLWPFKLKAPLGGLKKKRNHYVEGGDAGNRENYINELIRRMN, from the exons ATGGGTGAAGAAGTCAAGGTTGTGGTTCCAGAGTCCGTGTTgaaaaagaggaagagggaagaggaATGGGCCTTGGCCAAGGAACAGGAGCGTGTTGCTGCCAACAAGAAGAAGGCTGAGAACCGGAAACTCATTTACAACAGAGCAAAGCAGTATTCTGAGGAGTATGAGCAGCAG GAGAAAGAGTTGATTCAGTTGAAGCGTGAAGCTAAGTTGAAAGGTGGATTTTATGTTGACCCAGAGGCTAAGCTCTTATTCATTATTCGTATCCGTGG TATCAACGCCATTGACCCAAAGACCAAGAAGATTTTGCAACTCTTGAGGCTGAGACAG ATCTTCAATGGAGTCTTCCTGAAAGTTAACAAGGCCACCCTCAATATGCTTCACAGGGTTGAGCCATATGTTACTTACGG ATACCCCAACTTGAAGAGCGTCAAGGAATTGATCTACAAGAGAGGCTATGGGAAGCTAAACAAGCAGAGGATTGCCTTGACTGACAACGCCATTGTTGAGGAG GCTCTCGGCAAGTTTGGCATTATCTGCACGGAAGATCTTATTCACGAGATCTTGACAGTTGGTCCTCATTTCAAGGAGGCCAATAACTTTCTATGGCCATTTAAGCTGAAGGCACCACTGGGTGGTCTTAAGAAGAAGAGGAACCACTACGTTGAAGGAGGAGATGCCGGAAACCGTGAGAACTACATCAACGAGCTTATCAGGAGAATGAATTAG